One Brassica napus cultivar Da-Ae chromosome A5, Da-Ae, whole genome shotgun sequence DNA window includes the following coding sequences:
- the LOC106350404 gene encoding uncharacterized protein LOC106350404 yields MVLEDFGMEEEIIADLELSYLPAELINTSGCPPVIIANDRQLHNFVRFVQKSASTRLCVTCKAKAENPNKEAFDLNKPPADPSPVYAERQGNKKNEKRKGVAVDEDGDYDADTMISEKENIHKMSKFSLLHVVKVGQFFENKTLLKATFEMCAMKHNFDYQVIKTDRQLWYVRCADNACNWGVRAECLKDSSYFMIKKYVGKHTCAPSSKTKAGKTASAKTIGSLIMHKYVGVKEGPKCNDIIQIMRSDHGCEISKSLAWDAREYAISAVRGIPERSYGKIPKYLHMLREANPGTHTSYEIDGNENFRYLFIAFGQSIRGFNRVMRRVIVIDGTFLKNKYKGVLLVATALDGNSNLYPIAFGIVDSENERSWEWFMRQLKVVIADDHDLAFISDRHGSIAKASKAYRVSEFEKTFATVCNISPAIGDYLREADVQKWARCQFPGYRYDIRTTNPAESINSALRSPREYPVIPLLDSIREMLTQWFYERKKLISKHKHPLTKDVEKKIERRIGKGATFVVYPVSAGRLLVRGDKFNCLVDLDRRTCSCGKYTLMNIPCRHAIKAGFHVGREPHTLTDLMYTTGAWREAYEESINPIDVPEDAWSIPEDVKKVIVLPPETRRSVGRKENADMKLRKTKFGHRKCHEESSLGSVVDVVLVGTTEQLVKYQYSQSEMVDLFKYASGGRWWW; encoded by the exons ATGGTTTTGGAGGATTTTGGTATGGAAGAAGAAATCATAGCCGATTTGGAGTTAAGTTATCTACCTGCTGAGTTGATCAATACTTCAGGATGTCCacctgtgatcattgcaaacGATCGTCAGCTTCATAATTTTGTTCGATTTGTTCAAAAGAGTGCTTCTACTCGATTGTGTGTAACATGTAAAGCCAAGGCTGAGAATCCGAATAAAGAAGCCTTTGATCTTAACAAACCGCCAGCTGATCCAT CTCCTGTGTATGCTGAGAGGCAGGGGAATAAGAAGAATGAAAAGCGGAAAGGAGTCGCAGTTGATGAGGATGGGGACTATGATGCTGATACCATGATCTCTGAAAAAGAGAACATACATAAAATGTCAAAGTTTTCTCTGCTCCATGTTGTTAAGGTCGGACAATTTTTTGAGAACAAAACTTTGTTGAAGGCGACTTTCGAGATGTGTGCAATGAAGCATAACTTTGACTACCAGGTTATCAAAACGGATAGACAACTTTGGTATGTTAGATGTGCAGATAATGCATGCAATTGGGGTGTTCGAGCAGAGTGTCTGAAGGATTCATCATATTTCATGATCAAGAAGTATGTCGGTAAACATACATGCGCACCTTCAAGCAAAACCAAAGCGGGTAAGACTGCTTCAGCAAAAACAATAGGCAGTCTGATTATGCATAAGTATGTAGGCGTCAAGGAAGGGCCGAAATGTAATGATATCATACAGATTATGCGTAGTGATCATGGATGCGAGATATCAAAATCTTTAGCATGGGATGCGCGTGAATATGCGATCAGTGCAGTTAGAGGTATTCCAGAGAGAAGTTATGGGAAAATACCAAAATACTTGCACATGCTGAGAGAGGCTAATCCAGGTACACACACATCCTATGAGATTGACGGAAATGAGAACTTTCGTTACCTATTTATTGCATTTGGGCAATCGATAAGAGGATTTAACAGAGTCATGAGGCGGGTTATTGTGATCGATGGGACCTTTTTGAAGAATAAATACAAAGGAGTTTTACTGGTTGCTACGGCTTTAGACGGAAATTCAAATTTGTATCCTATTGCGTTTGGAATAGTCGACTCAGAGAATGAGcgttcttgggaatggtttatgaGACAACTTAAGGTTGTCATTGCAGATGATCATGATTTGGCTTTTATTTCAGACAGACATGGGTCTATCGCTAAG GCGTCCAAGGCTTATCGAGTTTCTGAGTTTGAGAAGACATTTGCTACTGTGTGTAATATCAGTCCGGCAATTGGAGATTATCTTAGGGAAGCTGATGTGCAAAAATGGGCTAGATGTCAATTCCCTGGATACAGATACGACATAAGGACAACCAATCCTGCTGAATCTATCAACTCTGCTTTGCGTTCACCGAGAGAGTATCCAGTCATCCCTTTGTTAGACAGTATCAGGGAAATGTTAACACAATGGTTTTATGAGCGTAAGAAACTGATTTCAAAGCATAAACATCCTCTGACTAAAGatgtagagaaaaaaatagagaggaGAATCGGGAAAGGCGCCACATTTGTAGTTTACCCTGTCAGTGCTGGTCGATTGCTTGTTAGAGGTGATAAATTCAACTGCTTAGTTGATTTGGATAGAAGGACTTGTTCATGTGGAAAGTACACCCTTATGAATATCCCTTGTAGGCACGCAATTAAAGCTGGTTTTCATGTTGGAAGAGAGCCACACACATTGACTGATTTGATGTATACTACAGGAGCTTGGAGAGAAGCTTATGAAGAAAGCATAAATCCTATTGATGTTCCTGAGGATGCTTGGTCTATACCAGAAGATGTTAAGAAAGTCATTGTTTTACCACCAGAGACAAGAAGATCAGTTGGAAGAAAAGAAAACGCAGATATGAAACTGCGGAAGACAAAATTCGGTCATCGCAAATGTCACGAAGAAAGCAGCCTCGGAAGTGTAGTAGATGTGGTATTAGTGGGCACAACAGAGCAACTTGTCAAGTACCAATATAGTCAGTCAGAAATG GTTGATCTGTTCAAGTATGCAAGTGGTGGTAGATGGTGGTGGTAG
- the LOC106448031 gene encoding uncharacterized protein LOC106448031, protein MSPPKLNDEEIDRAGEASADAALVYLRKEDWEKVSTWLIKSKPLRIGPSLLDAEIGTRLMDRTEWLHNSEIDAMMYVYRERTSLKRWKLHRVAFMSVVFSNMIKKEYESFKAGIRKYKLHDLLVQYGKGVLPPHGQTQEIWNVDVDRLYVPVHVSGNHWIALCISFVTRSIDVFDCSGRKRYKELDGFANLVPRIVKAVQPPSYQKDFTFAAYTVHYVPMGKLNKSACDCGVYTIKFIKCHSLGLKLSMVNDGNIKEARHRILWDLWEAANDPELVERMSNYEPPECLTLTVEEIL, encoded by the exons ATGTCCCCACCGAAGTTAAATGATGAGGAAATAGATCGAGCCGGAGAAGCCTCAGCAGATGCGGCATTGGTGTATCTTCGTAAAGAGGATTGGGAAAAAGTTAGCACTTGGTTAATTAAATCCAA ACCTCTACGGATTGGACCTTCATTGTTAGATGCTGAGATTGGTACTCGTCTTATGGATAGAACCGAGTGGCTTCACAACTCG GAGATTGACGCCATGATGTACGTATACAGGGAGAGAACATCTCTGAAACGATGGAAACTTCACCGTGTCGCCTTCATGTCTGTTGTCTTCAGCAACATGATTAAAAAGGAGTATGAGAGTTTCAAGGCGGGTATAAGAAAATACAAGCTTCATGATTTGCTAGTGCAGTACGGCAAAGGGGTCCTTCCACCACATGGACAGACACAAGAGATATGGAATGTAGATGTGGATCGACTGTATGTCCCTGTTCATGTTAGCGGGAATCATTGGATCGCATTGTGTATCAGTTTCGTGACGAGGAGCATTGATGTGTTTGATTGCTCGGGCAGAAAAAGGTACAAGGAATTGGATGGGTTCGCAAACCTTGTTCCTCGTATTGTCAAGGCAGTTCAGCCACCGAGTTACCAGAAAGACTTTACGTTCGCTGCATATACGGTTCACTATGTCCCCATGGGTAAGCTGAATAAAAGTGcatgtgattgtggtgtctacaCAATAAAGTTCATCAAGTGCCACTCGCTTGGATTGAAGTTGTCCATGGTGAATGATGGTAACATCAAAGAAGCTCGCCACAGAATTTTGTGGGATCTATGGGAAGCGGCAAACGACCCAGAATTGGTTGAGAGGATGTCAAATTATGAACCTCCAGAGTGTCTCACTTTAACCGTAGAAGAGATTCTGTGA
- the LOC106445603 gene encoding uncharacterized protein LOC106445603: MELELPKRVYAEGLEPQVKKINNCCRMELIRDLKKAMPAEYDDVKIDPVFKHIMAIAENNLKFSGKLVDSFLCKQLITSKMHEKWFIFARKPLRFSLQEYHTVTGLKISRESSCDVIKWKSDGGFWSELLRTGGKITLQSIKKVHLQEVHSWSRRDRMRLIYLCVIMGVVMGRDEKVNIPHMYIKLVMDLEKLRNFHWGLHSYDFLLSSIEKVRKKLGKKNSYIFEGFSYAFQIWIMEAIPDFGEICGSKVSDSFCGPRCGNWKGVAKVSYEDIIQLEESFTEKGDLFSVISVRGNGDVLRHADYTRKDEMEDERVDLLLDRIKKNFDWSNTEWPVIEDEETEMEEADTESEADKSVDATDIAADVETSSVHVAGRGNRKIQDEGAESRKKKLLCKRTAEKKQSIDQETKSFIEGLVHSSVSSLGDILRAQMASMESMFKERIGNMEIEVSQLREAISLRAEGSVPKSKTDEAAPKTKTAQAPAKKKVNQAQAQAPAKKKVLPKRKCRT, translated from the exons ATGGAGTTAGAGCTACCTAAGCGAGTGTATGCAGAGGGTTTAGAACCTCAGGTGAAGAAGATCAATAACTGCTGCCGCATGGAACTTATCAGAGATCTGAAGAAAGCTATGCCTGCGGAGTACGATGATGTCAAGATAGATCCTGTTTTCAAACATATCATGGCGATTGCGGAAAATAACCTCAAGTTTTCGGGGAAATTGGTGGATAGCTTCTTGTGTAAGCAGCTGATTACCTCGAAGATGCATGAGAAGTGGTTTATATTTGCAAGGAAGCCTCTCCGGTTTTCGCTTCAGGAGTACCACACTGTGACAGGCCTCAAGATCTCGCGGGAAAGTAGCTGTGACGTAATTAAATGGAAAAGTGATGGCGGATTTTGGAGTGAACTACTAAGGACAGGTGGTAAGATCACCTTGCAGTCGATCAAAAAGGTGCATCTACAAGAAGTTCACAGCTGGTCTCGGCGTGATAGGATGAGGTTGATCTACTTGTGTGTGATAATGGGTGTGGTGAtggggagagatgagaaggtgAACATCCCTCATATGTACATCAAGCTGGTGATGGATCTCGAGAAGCTTCGGAACTTCCATTGGGGTCTTCACTCCTACGACTTCTTACTGAGTTCCATTGAGAAGGTTAGGAAGAAGTTGGGTAAGAAGAACAGCTACATTTTCGAGGGGTTCTCCTATGCGTTCCAGATTTGGATTATGGAAGCAATTCCGGATTTTGGAGAAATATGTGGCAGCAAAGTCTCGGACAGTTTCTGCGGTCCAAGGTGTGGAAATTGGAAAGGAGTTGCAAAAGTTTCTTATGAAGACATCATTCAACTTGAGGAATCGTTTACTGAGAAG GGAGATTTGTTCTCGGTAATTTCAGTAAGGGGCAATGGTGATGTGTTGAGGCATGCTGATTATACAAGGAAGGATGAGATGGAAGATGAGCGTGTGGACCTTCTTCTCGATAGGATTAAAAAGAACTTTGATTGGAGCAACACAGAATGGCCAGTTATAGAGGATGAAGAGACTGAGATGGAGGAAGCCGATACAGAGTCAGAAGCTGATAAGAGTGTGGATGCTACTGATATTGCAGCAGATGTGGAGACATCTTCAGTCCATGTTGCTGGAAGAGGCAACAGAAAGATTCAGGATGAAGGAGCCGAGTcaagaaagaagaagttgttgTGTAAGCGAACAgcagaaaaaaaacagagtattgATCAAGAAACTAAGAGTTTCATTGAGGGTTTGGTCCACTCATCTGTCAGTTCCTTGGGAGATATACTCAGAGCGCAAATGGCGAGTATGGAGAGCATGTTCAAAGAGAGGATCGGCAACATGGAGATCGAGGTTTCACAGCTCAGGGAAGCAATCAGTTTGAGGGCCGAAGGAAGCGTTCCTAAGAGCAAAACCGATGAAGCTGCGCCTAAGACCAAAACCGCTCAAGCTCCTGCAAAGAAAAAGGTCAATCAAGCTCAAGCTCAAGCTCCAGCAAAGAAAAAGGTACTTCCTAAAAGAAAGTGTAGAACTTGA
- the LOC106448032 gene encoding glutathione S-transferase T3-like — MSYSSQPPTYSSTPTDKEIASNVGATEFLEFSTQMTLGSISGVNKATLGADSSASATRKNVKWTTEQNLVLLNGYIKYGTNIVVGRNQKSESFWGKIAEYCNEHCSFDPPRGEVSCRNHYNYMNQKLSKLIGAYDNAKHMQQSGWSEQDVLAKAQEIYSGGGTGNFNLMKEWIAVRDQPRYCSQVGGNSGEMYHIHANVRMFRG, encoded by the coding sequence ATGTCATATTCATCTCAACCACCCACTTATTCTTCTACTCCAACGGATAAGGAAATTGCTTCGAATGTTGGAGCAACTGAATTTCTCGAGTTTTCTACACAAATGACTCTTGGTAGTATAAGTGGGGTTAATAAAGCAACTCTTGGTGCAGACAGTTCAGCCTCTGCTACCCGAAAAAACGTGAAATGGACAACTGAGCAAAATTTGGTGCTATTGAATGGATATATCAAATATGGAACAAACATCGTTGTTGGCAGAAACCAGAAAAGTGAATCATTTTGGGGCAAAATTGCTGAGTATTGTAATGAGCATTGCTCATTTGATCCTCCGCGTGGTGAAGTTTCATGCAGAAATCATTACAACTACATGAACCAAAAATTGTCAAAATTGATTGGCGCTTACGATAACGCTAAGCATATGCAACAAAGTGGGTGGTCGGAGCAAGATGTATTGGCGAAAGCGCAAGAAATCTATTCAGGTGGTGGTACCGGAAATTTCAATTTAATGAAAGAATGGATCGCTGTCCGTGATCAACCACGTTATTGTAGTCAAGTTGGAGGGAATAGTGGCGAAATGTACCACATCCATGCGAATGTTAGAATGTTCCGTggttag